Part of the Clostridia bacterium genome is shown below.
GCCTTGCGATAAGCGTTTCTTCAGTATTCGGAACGTTCTTCATGACGATTTTTTCGATTATCTTGAAAAGGAGTATCCAGAGCAGCACGGCAAAGCCGACGCCCATCAATCCGAGCGAAAGGAAAAACGCCTTCGTTTTCTCCATATTGATGCTGCCCATAAGGAAAAACAGCATCAGACCGAGGAAGAAAACTCCCGCACCGACGGCCAGCGCGGCGATGAAGTATTTCTTTTTTATTGCCGCCGGTTTGGCGTCGGAACCGCCGAGGCGCTTTATGCGCTCCTCGTTTTCAAGCAGCTCCTTCTGCACCTCGCGCGCCCTGCGGAGGCGTTCGGAGGGGTTGACTCCGCGCGCGGCCATGCTTTCGGCGCTGAGCCGCATCTGCTTTTTGCCGAGCGCGTCGAGCTTTTCGCGCAGCGCGAGTATCTCGTTCGCCTTCACTTTTTGCGTTGAATCGATGCGTATCGGCGCCGTTTTGAGTATGTCGCTGATATCCACGGGAGCGCCCTCGGAGCCGTGCATAAACTCGGATGCGGTGCGCGAGAAGAAGAACTCGCCGGCGCTGCCGGGAACCTTTATCTCGATATCGGTATCGGCATCCTTAACAAGCAGGCGTTCCTCGCCGTTGAGGTATTCTCTGGCGACGACGTAGCGGCGTTCACCGTCTGAAACGACGGCGTAACCGCCCGCGACGGGCCCCTTCGCCGAATCGAGATACGGCTGGACCTCCGCGGCGCACTCCTTTGAACCGTAGAATATGAAAAGCTCGAACGCGGTCAGTGCGGCAAGCCCCAGCCCGCCTTCGCCGACGAGCGCGGAAACGTCGCCGGGTTCCACCCTCGCGTTTTCCGCGTTGCCGAAGCTCTTGATTTTGAAATACTCGATTATCATTTCAGTTCCTCACCGTCCGGAGATCTGGATTATCGCTGCCTGCGTACCCCTGTTTTCGCCCATACGGCGATGCGAGTAATACACGGCTTCATCGCAGCGGGTGCAGTCGCCCGAAACGTCGATGTTTTTCTCCGGAATTCCCCTGCCCGTCAGCGCCTCGACGGCGCATTTCGGCAGATCCACGCGCGTTTTTTTGCCGTCCTTCGCCGGAATCAGCACGCCCTCGCCGAAGTCGGAGCGGAAGACGTCCGCGATGTCCTCGTCGACCTCGAAGCAGCACGGGCCGATGCAGGGTCCGACCGCAGCGACGACATCGGCGGGATCGGTGCCGTAGGATGTCTCCATCGCGTTTACGGCGGCCTCTATGACGCCGGCGGCCATTCCTCTCCATCCGGCGTGTATGGCGGCGCAGGCGCGATTTGCGCGGTCGTAGAGCAGCACGGGCGTACAGTCGGCGATATGCACGACGAGAGGGGTATTCTCAAGCCGCGTGATCAGCGCGTCGGTCGCCTCGAATGGCGGCTCGAAAAAGCCGCTCCCGACGTTTTCGTCCGTGACCTCGGTGACGTTTATCCCGTGTTTCTGGAACGAGCGCGTCAGGCGCGAAAAGTTCAGTCCCGCGGCCTCGCAGACAAGCTCGAAATTGCGCAGCACGGTATCGCGGTCCTCGCCCCTGCCGAAGCCGAGGTTGGTCGAAGCCCAATATCCGCTGCTGACGCCTCCGAGCCGCGTGGTGAAACAGTGCCGCACGGACTGCTCGGCTTCAAGAAGTCCGCTCTTGACAAGCGTGACGCCCTTGTTTTCGGTTTTGAAAAACGATTTGTTCATACGGTTATTCTATCATAATAGAGAGTTAATGTAAAGCGTTTTCGGAATCATTTGATGCAGTCGAGTATGGCGCTCCACACCTCATCGTCCTGCTCGGTCATTCGCCAATAGTCGAAATCTGCGCAGAAGGCGCGCTTTTCGTCGTCAGTTTTCAGCTTCTTCTCCGCGACGAGGCGGTTGTATTCGCCGAAACGGGAGTTCATATAGTCGACGGCGTCAGCGGTGTAATGCGGGTTGTGCTTTTTGCCGTCCAGCTCGAGAAAGCGCACTTTGGGGTTATCCACGCGGTCGCGGACGTAGTCGAGGCCGACGCTTATCGACACCATTCCGTCGTCGCGGGAGTGTACGAAAAGCACCTTCGCGCCGGTATCATTCACGGCGTCTACGGCGTTGGAATCGACGAAATCGGGGTTTGCCCTGCGCTCGAAACGGTAGACTCCGCGGCGCATAAACCGCATCTTTCCGGTCAGAAACGCATTCAAAAACTCCTTGACGGAAACGAACGCGGAGATCGGAACGACGGCGTGAATGTCCTTACGGTAGTTCAGAACGTTCGCCGCCGCGTATCCGCCCCAGGAGTGGCCGATGACGGATATCTTCGCCTTCGCGAACTTCTCCTGTCCGCGCAGCCACGCGATGCAGGCGACGAGGTCGTTCAGCGACTCGGTGAGCCCGCGGATGTTCTTTCCGCCGGAGGCGAAGCAGCCGCAGTTGTCGTAGCCGGCTACGCGGTATCCGGCGCGGCAGATACGCTCGATCTCACGCAGATATGAGCGGTGTCCGCCGCCGATGCCGTGCGCGAAAACGACGAGCGCGCCTTCGTCTGCGCCCGGATAGGAATAGACGTTGCCTTTCAGTTCGATTCCCTGCGGCGTTGTAAAGGTGATCGGCTCCGCCTGCAGCCCGGAAAAATCCTCGTAGGTGTAGTATTTGATTATGCCGTCGCCGTCGTAACGCGTGACGACGAATTTTTTATAGAGCGCTGAAACGATACACATGCGCCGCACCTCCGGGAACCGTTTTTATAATGATAACATCAATCGTGTAAAAATGCAATGAAAAAGAAAAAACAGCCGTTTCCGGCGGCGCTCCGATGGGAATCTCTTCTTGCTTGCGCAAAGCGCCCCCGGCGCTTTGCTCCCAAAGCCGTCCGCCGCTTCGCGCCGCGTCTTTGGAGCGCCGTTTCGATTCCCTTCAAACGCTATATAATCAAGCAGAGCGCCCTGAAGGGCGCTCTGCTTGATTGGAGCGGGTGATGGGAATCGAACCCACGTATCCAGCTTGGAAGGCTGGTGTTCTACCATTGAACTACACCCGCGTATTCACTTTTTTCCGAACGCAGAACATTATAACACAGCGCCTCGGCTATGTCAACAGATTTTTTCGCTTTCTCTCCGATTCGCCGAAACCGCACGCAAACGGGGAAAAGAGCCGGCACTCCGGCTCTTTTCAGCTGCGCTTCTTACTTTTTTGCAAAAACCGCTATCCACGGCTCTGCTTCGTGATGAAAGCTTTTGACCTCCGCGAAGCCCGCCGCCTTCAGCGCGGTTTCGATCTGCGGGGCGGTGTAGTTTTTCATTCCGTCGATTATCTTCTCGAAGCTCAAGCTCTTCTCGTCGGTGCCGTCCGACTCGTTGACGATCATGAAAACGCCGCCGCTTTTCAGCACGCGGGCGACCTCGGCAAAGCATTTCTCCAGCCCCGGCCAGAAGTATATCGTCTCGAACGCGGAGGCGAAATCGAACTCGCCGTCGGCAAACTGCAGCTTCGACACGTCGCCCTGCATGACGGCGCATCTGCCCGCCTTTATCATCTTACGGTTGCGCTTCGCGGCGGTCTTCACGCTGAGCTCGGAATAGTCGACCGCGGTCATATGCGCGGACGGGTACTTCTCCATCAGCTCCGCGGCGTGCTTGCCGCCGCCGCAGCCGATCTCAAGCATATTCTCCGGCGCGTACCCTTCGGCGCGGGACATCCCCCACTTCGCCATAAGGTCGTGGCCGGCGTTCATGCGCTTTATCATTTTTCTGCCGAGGCGTCCCTCCGGCTTTCTCGTCTGGTTGAAAAACTTTTTTGGATCTCCCATATTTTACCTCTATCCAAGCGCCACGTCGAGCGCCATCATTACCGTGAATCCGACCGAAAACAGCACAACGCCGATATTCGAGTGCTCGCCCGCGGACATCTCCGGTATCAGCTCCTCTACGACGACGTAAATCATCGCTCCGGCCGCGAAGGAAAGCAGATACGGCATCGCGGGCACTATCAGCCCCGCGAGCAGCACCGTCAGCCCGCCGAAAACCGGCTCGACGACGCCGGAAAGCACGCCGTAAACGAACGACCTGCTCTTGCTCTTGCCCTCCGCGTGGAGCGGCATCGAGATTATCGCGCCCTCCGGGAAGTTCTGTATCGCGATGCCGATCGCGAGCGCCATCGCTCCGCCGGCGGTTATATCTCCTGAGCCGTTCAGAAGTCCCGCGCAGACCACGCCTACCGCCATTCCCTCCGGTATATTATGAAGCGTCACGGCGAGCACCATCATAGTCGTTCTCGCCAGACGGCTTTTAGGCCCTTCGGCCTGGTTCGCGTTTCTGTGAAGATGCGGTATCACGCGGTCGAGCAACAAAAGGAAAAGGACTCCCAGCCAGAAGCCCGCGAACGCGGGAACGAACGACCAGCGCCCCATGTGCGCCGACTGCTCTATCGCCGGAATGATCAAGCTCCACACCGACGCGGCGGTCATAACTCCCCCGGCGAAGCCGGTCAGCGCGCGCTGCACGCCCGCGCCGAGCTCCTTTTTCATAAAGAATACGCACGCCGCGCCCGCGGCGGTGCCTATAAACGGTATCAGCAGTCCGAAAAGCGTTTCTTTCATGCGATACCTCCGTTTCCTGCAGCGCGGTTAGTCTGCGCTAACCGCGGTTCTTTTTTTACGGGGCGTGCGGCGGCATGCCCCGTATATAGTATTCATAATACGCTCCGCGCGTTAAGGCGTTTCGATCGCGGAGGAAGCGTCCGCGGAGGAAGCGTCGGCGTCGGCGGATACCGAAGCCCGCGGAGCTCCGGCGTTTTTATCCGGCTCCTTCTTGCCTCCGAAAAGCCCTATCGCGAGATAGGCGCCCCAGGCGAGCGCGATTATAACGGCCTTCTGCCACTGCTTCAGCGTCTTGCTGCGCGTGACGAGGATCGTTATCGGCGCGGGGAACATGAATATCCAGCCGATCACCCAGAGCCACGTTATGCGCCTACGCGGCGGCTCGTATTCCGCCATCGCGCGCTGTCTGCCCTTCTCGAAGGCGTAG
Proteins encoded:
- a CDS encoding alpha/beta fold hydrolase; protein product: MCIVSALYKKFVVTRYDGDGIIKYYTYEDFSGLQAEPITFTTPQGIELKGNVYSYPGADEGALVVFAHGIGGGHRSYLREIERICRAGYRVAGYDNCGCFASGGKNIRGLTESLNDLVACIAWLRGQEKFAKAKISVIGHSWGGYAAANVLNYRKDIHAVVPISAFVSVKEFLNAFLTGKMRFMRRGVYRFERRANPDFVDSNAVDAVNDTGAKVLFVHSRDDGMVSISVGLDYVRDRVDNPKVRFLELDGKKHNPHYTADAVDYMNSRFGEYNRLVAEKKLKTDDEKRAFCADFDYWRMTEQDDEVWSAILDCIK
- a CDS encoding ZIP family metal transporter produces the protein MKETLFGLLIPFIGTAAGAACVFFMKKELGAGVQRALTGFAGGVMTAASVWSLIIPAIEQSAHMGRWSFVPAFAGFWLGVLFLLLLDRVIPHLHRNANQAEGPKSRLARTTMMVLAVTLHNIPEGMAVGVVCAGLLNGSGDITAGGAMALAIGIAIQNFPEGAIISMPLHAEGKSKSRSFVYGVLSGVVEPVFGGLTVLLAGLIVPAMPYLLSFAAGAMIYVVVEELIPEMSAGEHSNIGVVLFSVGFTVMMALDVALG
- a CDS encoding class I SAM-dependent methyltransferase yields the protein MGDPKKFFNQTRKPEGRLGRKMIKRMNAGHDLMAKWGMSRAEGYAPENMLEIGCGGGKHAAELMEKYPSAHMTAVDYSELSVKTAAKRNRKMIKAGRCAVMQGDVSKLQFADGEFDFASAFETIYFWPGLEKCFAEVARVLKSGGVFMIVNESDGTDEKSLSFEKIIDGMKNYTAPQIETALKAAGFAEVKSFHHEAEPWIAVFAKK
- the pgeF gene encoding peptidoglycan editing factor PgeF, which translates into the protein MNKSFFKTENKGVTLVKSGLLEAEQSVRHCFTTRLGGVSSGYWASTNLGFGRGEDRDTVLRNFELVCEAAGLNFSRLTRSFQKHGINVTEVTDENVGSGFFEPPFEATDALITRLENTPLVVHIADCTPVLLYDRANRACAAIHAGWRGMAAGVIEAAVNAMETSYGTDPADVVAAVGPCIGPCCFEVDEDIADVFRSDFGEGVLIPAKDGKKTRVDLPKCAVEALTGRGIPEKNIDVSGDCTRCDEAVYYSHRRMGENRGTQAAIIQISGR